In Salvelinus namaycush isolate Seneca chromosome 37, SaNama_1.0, whole genome shotgun sequence, the following are encoded in one genomic region:
- the LOC120031498 gene encoding ETS translocation variant 1-like isoform X1 — translation MDGIQDQQVPYIKSNRPQGKTSCSERPANDRKRKLINSDLALDTEELFQDLSQLQETWLVEAQVPDNDEQFVPDYQTENLAFHGLQLKIKKEPHSPCSELGSTCGQERPFKLHYGEKCLYNISAYQQHKHPTGMKPSSPATPPCSNPVSPLHNGSPTAVPTPKPDRTYPHLQPLPDSTYSMDHRFRRQLSEPCHSFPSPPSMSRDGRPMYHRQMSEPNILFPPQGFKQEYPDPLFEHPTMVGAPIPPTYPPSMMIKQEPRDFTYDSEVPSCHSVYLRQDGYLAHSSRTEGCMFDKVARHFYDDTCVVPEKVEGDIKQESGLYREGPTYQRRGSLQLWQFLVALLDDPSNSHFIAWTGRGMEFKLIEPEEVARRWGIQKNRPAMNYDKLSRSLRYYYEKGIMQKVAGERYVYKFVCDPEALFSMAFPDNQRPVLKTDMERQINEEDTVPLSHFDENMAYVQEAGPYCNPPHPYSEGYVY, via the exons ATGGATGGGATTCAAGACCAACAAGTGCCTTATATTAAATCCAAT AGGCCACAAGGGAAGACGTCTTGCAGCGAGAGACCAGCAAATGACAGAAAAAGAAAATTAATTAACTCTGACCTGGCCCTGGACACTGAAG AACTCTTCCAGGACCTCAGTCAGCTGCAAGAGACCTGGCTGGTGGAAG CTCAAGTTCCCGACAATGACGAGCAGTTTGTCCCAGACTACCAGACTGAAAACT TGGCATTCCACGGACTGCAGCTGAAGATCAAGAAGGAGCCCCACAGCCCCTGCTCCGAGCTGGGCTCCACCTGTGGCCAGGAGCGGCCCTTCAAACTCCACTATGGGGAGAAGTGCCTGTACAACATCAG TGCCTACCAGCAGCACAAACACCCAACAGGCATGAAGCCCTCCAGCCCAGCGACGCCCCCCTGCAGCAACCCCGTGTCCCCCCTTCATAATGGCTCCCCCACGGCCGTCCCCACCCCCAAACCAGACAGGACGTACCCCCACCTCCAGCCCCTCCCGGACAGCACCTACTCCATGGACCACAG ATTTCGACGTCAGCTGTCGGAGCCCTGCCACTCGTTCCCCTCCCCACCGTCGATGTCTCGGGACGGAAGGCCCATGTACCACAGACAGATGTCTGAGCCCAACATCCTGTTCCCCCCACAAGGCTTCAAGCAGGAGTACCCCGACCCCTTGTTTGAGCACCCTACCATGGTGGGGGCGCCCATTCCCCCCACGTACCCCCCGTCCATGATGATCAAACAGGAGCCCAGGGATTTCACCTATGACTCAG AAGTGCCTAGCTGCCATTCTGTCTACCTGAGGCAAGACGGCTATCTGGCTCACAGCAGCAGGACTGAAG GCTGCATGTTCGATAAAGTCGCAAGACATTTCTACGACGACACCTGCGTGGTCCCCGAAAAGGTCGAAG GTGACATAAAGCAGGAGTCAGGTCTGTACCGTGAAGGTCCAACCTACCAGCGCCGAGGGTCACTGCAGCTCTGGCAGTTCCTGGTGGCTCTCCTGGACGACCCGTCCAACTCTCACTTTATCGCCTGGACCGGCCGGGGCATGGAGTTCAAACTCATCGAGCCAGAGGAG GTTGCACGTCGATGGGGAATCCAGAAGAATCGACCTGCTATGAACTACGACAAACTCAGCCGATCGTTACGCTATTACTACGAAAAAGGCATTATGCAGAAG GTGGCAGGGGAGAGATACGTGTACAAATTTGTGTGCGACCCCGAGGCTCTGTTCTCCATGGCCTTCCCTGACAATCAGCGGCCCGTGCTGAAGACGGACATGGAGCGGCAGATCAACGAGGAGGACACAGTGCCGCTGTCACACTTTGACGAGAACATGGCCTATGTGCAGGAGGCGGGGCCCTATTGCAACCCGCCACACCCGTACAGCGAGGGCTACGTTTATTAA
- the LOC120031498 gene encoding ETS translocation variant 1-like isoform X2 — translation MLQDLSAGVFFPPCLQHRSFAQVPDNDEQFVPDYQTENLAFHGLQLKIKKEPHSPCSELGSTCGQERPFKLHYGEKCLYNISAYQQHKHPTGMKPSSPATPPCSNPVSPLHNGSPTAVPTPKPDRTYPHLQPLPDSTYSMDHRFRRQLSEPCHSFPSPPSMSRDGRPMYHRQMSEPNILFPPQGFKQEYPDPLFEHPTMVGAPIPPTYPPSMMIKQEPRDFTYDSEVPSCHSVYLRQDGYLAHSSRTEGCMFDKVARHFYDDTCVVPEKVEGDIKQESGLYREGPTYQRRGSLQLWQFLVALLDDPSNSHFIAWTGRGMEFKLIEPEEVARRWGIQKNRPAMNYDKLSRSLRYYYEKGIMQKVAGERYVYKFVCDPEALFSMAFPDNQRPVLKTDMERQINEEDTVPLSHFDENMAYVQEAGPYCNPPHPYSEGYVY, via the exons ATGCTTCAGGATTTAAGCGCGGGTGTCTTCTTTCCGCCCTGTTTGCAGCACAGAAGTTTTG CTCAAGTTCCCGACAATGACGAGCAGTTTGTCCCAGACTACCAGACTGAAAACT TGGCATTCCACGGACTGCAGCTGAAGATCAAGAAGGAGCCCCACAGCCCCTGCTCCGAGCTGGGCTCCACCTGTGGCCAGGAGCGGCCCTTCAAACTCCACTATGGGGAGAAGTGCCTGTACAACATCAG TGCCTACCAGCAGCACAAACACCCAACAGGCATGAAGCCCTCCAGCCCAGCGACGCCCCCCTGCAGCAACCCCGTGTCCCCCCTTCATAATGGCTCCCCCACGGCCGTCCCCACCCCCAAACCAGACAGGACGTACCCCCACCTCCAGCCCCTCCCGGACAGCACCTACTCCATGGACCACAG ATTTCGACGTCAGCTGTCGGAGCCCTGCCACTCGTTCCCCTCCCCACCGTCGATGTCTCGGGACGGAAGGCCCATGTACCACAGACAGATGTCTGAGCCCAACATCCTGTTCCCCCCACAAGGCTTCAAGCAGGAGTACCCCGACCCCTTGTTTGAGCACCCTACCATGGTGGGGGCGCCCATTCCCCCCACGTACCCCCCGTCCATGATGATCAAACAGGAGCCCAGGGATTTCACCTATGACTCAG AAGTGCCTAGCTGCCATTCTGTCTACCTGAGGCAAGACGGCTATCTGGCTCACAGCAGCAGGACTGAAG GCTGCATGTTCGATAAAGTCGCAAGACATTTCTACGACGACACCTGCGTGGTCCCCGAAAAGGTCGAAG GTGACATAAAGCAGGAGTCAGGTCTGTACCGTGAAGGTCCAACCTACCAGCGCCGAGGGTCACTGCAGCTCTGGCAGTTCCTGGTGGCTCTCCTGGACGACCCGTCCAACTCTCACTTTATCGCCTGGACCGGCCGGGGCATGGAGTTCAAACTCATCGAGCCAGAGGAG GTTGCACGTCGATGGGGAATCCAGAAGAATCGACCTGCTATGAACTACGACAAACTCAGCCGATCGTTACGCTATTACTACGAAAAAGGCATTATGCAGAAG GTGGCAGGGGAGAGATACGTGTACAAATTTGTGTGCGACCCCGAGGCTCTGTTCTCCATGGCCTTCCCTGACAATCAGCGGCCCGTGCTGAAGACGGACATGGAGCGGCAGATCAACGAGGAGGACACAGTGCCGCTGTCACACTTTGACGAGAACATGGCCTATGTGCAGGAGGCGGGGCCCTATTGCAACCCGCCACACCCGTACAGCGAGGGCTACGTTTATTAA
- the LOC120031498 gene encoding ETS translocation variant 1-like isoform X4: protein MLQDLSAGVFFPPCLQHRSFAQVPDNDEQFVPDYQTENLAFHGLQLKIKKEPHSPCSELGSTCGQERPFKLHYGEKCLYNIRFRRQLSEPCHSFPSPPSMSRDGRPMYHRQMSEPNILFPPQGFKQEYPDPLFEHPTMVGAPIPPTYPPSMMIKQEPRDFTYDSEVPSCHSVYLRQDGYLAHSSRTEGCMFDKVARHFYDDTCVVPEKVEGDIKQESGLYREGPTYQRRGSLQLWQFLVALLDDPSNSHFIAWTGRGMEFKLIEPEEVARRWGIQKNRPAMNYDKLSRSLRYYYEKGIMQKVAGERYVYKFVCDPEALFSMAFPDNQRPVLKTDMERQINEEDTVPLSHFDENMAYVQEAGPYCNPPHPYSEGYVY, encoded by the exons ATGCTTCAGGATTTAAGCGCGGGTGTCTTCTTTCCGCCCTGTTTGCAGCACAGAAGTTTTG CTCAAGTTCCCGACAATGACGAGCAGTTTGTCCCAGACTACCAGACTGAAAACT TGGCATTCCACGGACTGCAGCTGAAGATCAAGAAGGAGCCCCACAGCCCCTGCTCCGAGCTGGGCTCCACCTGTGGCCAGGAGCGGCCCTTCAAACTCCACTATGGGGAGAAGTGCCTGTACAACATCAG ATTTCGACGTCAGCTGTCGGAGCCCTGCCACTCGTTCCCCTCCCCACCGTCGATGTCTCGGGACGGAAGGCCCATGTACCACAGACAGATGTCTGAGCCCAACATCCTGTTCCCCCCACAAGGCTTCAAGCAGGAGTACCCCGACCCCTTGTTTGAGCACCCTACCATGGTGGGGGCGCCCATTCCCCCCACGTACCCCCCGTCCATGATGATCAAACAGGAGCCCAGGGATTTCACCTATGACTCAG AAGTGCCTAGCTGCCATTCTGTCTACCTGAGGCAAGACGGCTATCTGGCTCACAGCAGCAGGACTGAAG GCTGCATGTTCGATAAAGTCGCAAGACATTTCTACGACGACACCTGCGTGGTCCCCGAAAAGGTCGAAG GTGACATAAAGCAGGAGTCAGGTCTGTACCGTGAAGGTCCAACCTACCAGCGCCGAGGGTCACTGCAGCTCTGGCAGTTCCTGGTGGCTCTCCTGGACGACCCGTCCAACTCTCACTTTATCGCCTGGACCGGCCGGGGCATGGAGTTCAAACTCATCGAGCCAGAGGAG GTTGCACGTCGATGGGGAATCCAGAAGAATCGACCTGCTATGAACTACGACAAACTCAGCCGATCGTTACGCTATTACTACGAAAAAGGCATTATGCAGAAG GTGGCAGGGGAGAGATACGTGTACAAATTTGTGTGCGACCCCGAGGCTCTGTTCTCCATGGCCTTCCCTGACAATCAGCGGCCCGTGCTGAAGACGGACATGGAGCGGCAGATCAACGAGGAGGACACAGTGCCGCTGTCACACTTTGACGAGAACATGGCCTATGTGCAGGAGGCGGGGCCCTATTGCAACCCGCCACACCCGTACAGCGAGGGCTACGTTTATTAA
- the LOC120031498 gene encoding ETS translocation variant 1-like isoform X3 yields MLQDLSAGVFFPPCLQHRSFVAFHGLQLKIKKEPHSPCSELGSTCGQERPFKLHYGEKCLYNISAYQQHKHPTGMKPSSPATPPCSNPVSPLHNGSPTAVPTPKPDRTYPHLQPLPDSTYSMDHRFRRQLSEPCHSFPSPPSMSRDGRPMYHRQMSEPNILFPPQGFKQEYPDPLFEHPTMVGAPIPPTYPPSMMIKQEPRDFTYDSEVPSCHSVYLRQDGYLAHSSRTEGCMFDKVARHFYDDTCVVPEKVEGDIKQESGLYREGPTYQRRGSLQLWQFLVALLDDPSNSHFIAWTGRGMEFKLIEPEEVARRWGIQKNRPAMNYDKLSRSLRYYYEKGIMQKVAGERYVYKFVCDPEALFSMAFPDNQRPVLKTDMERQINEEDTVPLSHFDENMAYVQEAGPYCNPPHPYSEGYVY; encoded by the exons ATGCTTCAGGATTTAAGCGCGGGTGTCTTCTTTCCGCCCTGTTTGCAGCACAGAAGTTTTG TGGCATTCCACGGACTGCAGCTGAAGATCAAGAAGGAGCCCCACAGCCCCTGCTCCGAGCTGGGCTCCACCTGTGGCCAGGAGCGGCCCTTCAAACTCCACTATGGGGAGAAGTGCCTGTACAACATCAG TGCCTACCAGCAGCACAAACACCCAACAGGCATGAAGCCCTCCAGCCCAGCGACGCCCCCCTGCAGCAACCCCGTGTCCCCCCTTCATAATGGCTCCCCCACGGCCGTCCCCACCCCCAAACCAGACAGGACGTACCCCCACCTCCAGCCCCTCCCGGACAGCACCTACTCCATGGACCACAG ATTTCGACGTCAGCTGTCGGAGCCCTGCCACTCGTTCCCCTCCCCACCGTCGATGTCTCGGGACGGAAGGCCCATGTACCACAGACAGATGTCTGAGCCCAACATCCTGTTCCCCCCACAAGGCTTCAAGCAGGAGTACCCCGACCCCTTGTTTGAGCACCCTACCATGGTGGGGGCGCCCATTCCCCCCACGTACCCCCCGTCCATGATGATCAAACAGGAGCCCAGGGATTTCACCTATGACTCAG AAGTGCCTAGCTGCCATTCTGTCTACCTGAGGCAAGACGGCTATCTGGCTCACAGCAGCAGGACTGAAG GCTGCATGTTCGATAAAGTCGCAAGACATTTCTACGACGACACCTGCGTGGTCCCCGAAAAGGTCGAAG GTGACATAAAGCAGGAGTCAGGTCTGTACCGTGAAGGTCCAACCTACCAGCGCCGAGGGTCACTGCAGCTCTGGCAGTTCCTGGTGGCTCTCCTGGACGACCCGTCCAACTCTCACTTTATCGCCTGGACCGGCCGGGGCATGGAGTTCAAACTCATCGAGCCAGAGGAG GTTGCACGTCGATGGGGAATCCAGAAGAATCGACCTGCTATGAACTACGACAAACTCAGCCGATCGTTACGCTATTACTACGAAAAAGGCATTATGCAGAAG GTGGCAGGGGAGAGATACGTGTACAAATTTGTGTGCGACCCCGAGGCTCTGTTCTCCATGGCCTTCCCTGACAATCAGCGGCCCGTGCTGAAGACGGACATGGAGCGGCAGATCAACGAGGAGGACACAGTGCCGCTGTCACACTTTGACGAGAACATGGCCTATGTGCAGGAGGCGGGGCCCTATTGCAACCCGCCACACCCGTACAGCGAGGGCTACGTTTATTAA